The genomic DNA ttattttattctaacaaaccttatgccgaatatattGGTCAGTGTgtgatttatatacacatagccaataaagtctgcgttcacccgacacatttttctaagtgaagtaaaaacacaatgtaaataggtaattcagttcaaattttctgcatgtatgtcttctttatattcttaaattcaaaatgcaaaaacaaaaatgtatatttctattttcatttttgtgataacgaaggacccaaaattaaaaataaagaaaaaaatggtaCACAACAAATCCAAAGCTAGAGCCACAGAAGGAGGAGGaggagttattattattattattgtattttatattatgtacttaaattcacaaaatggttcaaatattttcttcaaaacaacaaataacattaGATACAATGGCGCTATTGGGCTTTGTCACACtttcttaatttaaatttaaaattttgatcgCTTTTTTTACGCGTTCTGATATACTTCAAGAATACGAATATACCATAGAAACGAAGCGAcgataacaacgacaacaattTAGAAACGACAACGGGAATAGGGCCgattatttgcttaaaaatttcatttcaatctATTCACAATTTTGTCGAacaatgaatattgaattatttcgcaacattttaaATGTAAAGTATTGCCAATACCTGAAGGAACTTAGTCCTTACTTTTTTGTCAATAAGttaatattcaattatttaattcttctacatggatattaatattataacgAATACTTACGAGCTAGCAGCTATTCCACAATTACATTTGACACTGTCGGTTTGCAAAGGACACTGCGGCAGCGAATTATCTTCATTAAGGCCCGTATGTCTTGCAACGTCAACGTCGTCCACCCATTGAAAGAAATTACATGGTTTTGCTTTGGCACATACGTAAAATAACTTGCCCTTATTCGGTCCTTCTTTTTTAACAGTacatctaaaataaaataaaattttttttggaatatttaaatagaaattggTCAATGTAGTAAAAATCAGTTTTGTTGGAGTACAGAAAGaagtagtattttttttatttatacacacacacattttttggTTATGTAACACTATACCTACTGTTTTGCTTGTTGATGGCATCCTGTGCATTGGATGCTTATTGTGGGTCGAATATTACGCTGTAATTTGCTACTCCAGTTAAAGTGGACAGTTTCTATAGATTGTACTCCctctttttctttaatttgcgTATGAGCAGTATCTAAAGAATTCTGATTTAAAAACGTGCTTGGTTTATGCTTGCCCGTTCCCCATGGAAAATCTTTTAAATCAGGAAAAGTGTCGTCATAATTTAAATCCAGATTTTCTACACAAGGTGTTTTAGTCGGACAGTTTTCTGTGGGAACAAAATCCTCCTTTTGGGTAAACAAGCTATCACTGCGGGAAGCCTGCATATCAGCTAAATTTTCGTTTTGTATAACAACTTTAGATATAATTTCATCGAAATCATCATCACTGTTAAAAAACTCATCCAAAACTACATCCCTAACTGCTGAATTATCAAATCGTTCAGGacttttttgttgttcattATTTAAtgctagaaaataaaattagaaattatgCAAGGTTCAGAAattattatagtatatatttaccgGATGTAAAAAACGaactaatgtttttatttgtactttgagttttcgtgtttttatttttttggtcatTTTTAGTTTCAGATACTAATTTTGATTCACCCATATTTCGCTTTTTCTGAATATTTGCTGAGCTTTCTGGCGCTCTAGTGGAATTGAAATTTCTAAGAGAGACCAATGGAGCTACACCAGCAGATGTTATAGTATCATCAATAATTCCCACAATGTCACCAGCACTCTTTACTTGTTCTagattaatattaaacaaatcacGGAGTTGTTGATCACAACGCAAACATGAAGTATACCAACCAGAAGgtgcattaaatatatttttatagtataaagaattaaatttaaattttatcagtTTTACATTTGGACCACAACGCTGACAAGTTTCTGGTAAAATTCTTGGTTCTAAACATTCTACTGGTAACCAAATAGCATTCTTACAATCAGGAAAATTCATACAGCCAACGTAATGTTCCTTATTACTGTTTTTTTGTCGTAAAGTCAATGGTGCTATGGAACATTTCGGACATTGAAACAATTCTGTTATGGAATTATTCGTGATATTTTGATTTTCCACGTTTTCATCCCTGCGATTGCCCGTTGTTGTAGGATTTTCATTTATTCTTTAAagaaatacaattaaatttatgtaatgaAATATTAGCTAAGACTTTCGAAAATTACCGCAAACCAATTTTATTGTCCATAGCAGTTACTTTTTCTGTTATTTGTGTGTATGCTTCGAGATACTTTTGAATTTGTTCATTCAAGACCACCTTAGGATCCTTTTTTCCTGTGCAGATATCTTTTAAGTCTGACTCAAACTCTGCTCTTAACATGGGTTTTGCTAATGTTAAATTCATGGCATCATATCCTTCATATAAACCCATTCCTATTAAGCCTGGAACAAGACACCCTTTATCTACCACACCAATGTATcctatatgtgcatataaatttttattcacaaaataataaaaaacattaaaattgtatttatcgAAGATTATTTGCTCAGGGTACCTCTTTCTTTGATTGTATTTATATGTTCAGCATGAGTGGCATCAGTTCCAATGCCATGTTTTTccattaaaacaattaaatcagCCTCTGTCAATAGTGGAGGAGCAGTAGTGGCTCCTTCTTGCATTGATATTTCAGTGGGTTCAAATAATTGTCCTGTGTTGGAAGTTATCAAATTAATCTGACCATTTATCAACAAAAGCCAATTACCTCGTtcatatttgtgtatttgttttGCATTCCAtttttcgtaaatatatatgtctaaGTAGTTTCGTTCGTGAATGCAGAGACCAGTCGCCGTAAACTTTTCACCGGCTATATTGATATTAATGATAGTTTCCGAACCAACTGCATCTTTACTGACACAAGCCAGAAAATGTCGACATATTAACTCGTATACTCGTGAATCATTACCGTGTAGGTCtggaaaaatttgaacaaacattttatacaaagATCTGGTATATATTagcataatacatatttatggctTAGATTTTATTGTTggtaaattaaaatagtttatacAAAGATGTGGTATATAGGTTATCATAATACATAGTTCCGTGAAGATATAATGCTTGAAATGACTATAATGGATGTGGTATATGTATCTCCAAAATTCAACAAATAGAAAAAACCATCATTAACGCCTCTAGCCCTATAATTAGTAAAGGTCCAcattttggttttaataaatattgtctAATGATAATTTCAGCAGTACTAAATgaagagttaaaaaaaataaattagtagtAATTTTGATGAAAAGGATGATCTGTATATTTCGTCATTCTTTTGGCAAGTTGAGGATACTTTGGCAATGAGGAATGTAGTTAAATTGCTGAATTCGGTTTTTCC from Bactrocera oleae isolate idBacOlea1 chromosome 3, idBacOlea1, whole genome shotgun sequence includes the following:
- the Top3alpha gene encoding DNA topoisomerase 3-alpha isoform X2; the protein is MLRLTKYWAYTNIFCYRYSQQSSVYMKYLNVAEKNDAAKTIAGLLSNGATIRREGYSVYNKIYDFETEVNERKSKMVMTSVSGHLLKLEFVGVYRRWNEVDPQVLFTAPVQKTCHENYQPILRTLEREVRSCNGLIIWTDCDREGENIGYEIIDVCRKVKPNIKVYRSIFSEITKASVRRALRELKEPNKRLSDAVDVRTELDLRTGAAITRFQTMRLQRLFPEKIADKLISYGSCQIPTLGFVAERYKEIEAFVSEPFWKLKADPKAKVEDVITKSKHKWRPTPLDTVEMEKLSSRKLKISAKETMTIAEKLYTKGIISYPRTETNQFSKDIDLPSLIEQFTAHPNWGTFAQRVNEWGANPRNGNKSDQAHPPIHPTKLVTDLHGNDSRVYELICRHFLACVSKDAVGSETIININIAGEKFTATGLCIHERNYLDIYIYEKWNAKQIHKYERGQLFEPTEISMQEGATTAPPLLTEADLIVLMEKHGIGTDATHAEHINTIKERGYIGVVDKGCLVPGLIGMGLYEGYDAMNLTLAKPMLRAEFESDLKDICTGKKDPKVVLNEQIQKYLEAYTQITEKVTAMDNKIGLRINENPTTTGNRRDENVENQNITNNSITELFQCPKCSIAPLTLRQKNSNKEHYVGCMNFPDCKNAIWLPVECLEPRILPETCQRCGPNVKLIKFKFNSLYYKNIFNAPSGWYTSCLRCDQQLRDLFNINLEQVKSAGDIVGIIDDTITSAGVAPLVSLRNFNSTRAPESSANIQKKRNMGESKLVSETKNDQKNKNTKTQSTNKNISSFFTSALNNEQQKSPERFDNSAVRDVVLDEFFNSDDDFDEIISKVVIQNENLADMQASRSDSLFTQKEDFVPTENCPTKTPCVENLDLNYDDTFPDLKDFPWGTGKHKPSTFLNQNSLDTAHTQIKEKEGVQSIETVHFNWSSKLQRNIRPTISIQCTGCHQQAKQCTVKKEGPNKGKLFYVCAKAKPCNFFQWVDDVDVARHTGLNEDNSLPQCPLQTDSVKCNCGIAASSLIVRKEGPNKFRQFYTCSKRDASCGFFKWKDEALSQGAASSISQGDQSSSNRKHASKDSAPKRKCGLCRQEGHTRLKCPRKSELKIK
- the Top3alpha gene encoding DNA topoisomerase 3-alpha isoform X3 → MLRLTKYWAYTNIFCYRYSQQSSVYMKYLNVAEKNDAAKTIAGLLSNGATIRREGYSVYNKIYDFETEVNERKSKMVMTSVSGHLLKLEFVGVYRRWNEVDPQVLFTAPVQKTCHENYQPILRTLEREVRSCNGLIIWTDCDREGENIGYEIIDVCRKVKPNIKVYRSIFSEITKASVRRALRELKEPNKRLSDAVDVRTELDLRTGAAITRFQTMRLQRLFPEKIADKLISYGSCQIPTLGFVAERYKEIEAFVSEPFWKLKVLHTIGDLTVDFLWARNRLFDKLACEDYLLLCLADPKAKVEDVITKSKHKWRPTPLDTVEMEKLSSRKLKISAKETMTIAEKLYTKGIISYPRTETNQFSKDIDLPSLIEQFTAHPNWGTFAQRVNEWGANPRNGNKSDQAHPPIHPTKLVTDLHGNDSRVYELICRHFLACVSKDAVGSETIININIAGEKFTATGLCIHERNYLDIYIYEKWNAKQIHKYERGQLFEPTEISMQEGATTAPPLLTEADLIVLMEKHGIGTDATHAEHINTIKERGYIGVVDKGCLVPGLIGMGLYEGYDAMNLTLAKPMLRAEFESDLKDICTGKKDPKVVLNEQIQKYLEAYTQITEKVTAMDNKIGLRINENPTTTGNRRDENVENQNITNNSITELFQCPKCSIAPLTLRQKNSNKEHYVGCMNFPDCKNAIWLPVECLEPRILPETCQRCGPNVKLIKFKFNSLYYKNIFNAPSGWYTSCLRCDQQLRDLFNINLEQVKSAGDIVGIIDDTITSAGVAPLVSLRNFNSTRAPESSANIQKKRNMGESKLVSETKNDQKNKNTKTQSTNKNISSFFTSALNNEQQKSPERFDNSAVRDVVLDEFFNSDDDFDEIISKVVIQNENLADMQASRSDSLFTQKEDFVPTENCPTKTPCVENLDLNYDDTFPDLKDFPWGTGKHKPSTFLNQNSLDTAHTQIKEKEGVQSIETVHFNWSSKLQRNIRPTISIQCTGCHQQAKQCTVKKEGPNKGKLFYVCAKAKPCNFFQWVDDVDVARHTGLNEDNSLPQCPLQTDSVKCNCGIAASSRCVQYQSR
- the Top3alpha gene encoding DNA topoisomerase 3-alpha isoform X1 gives rise to the protein MLRLTKYWAYTNIFCYRYSQQSSVYMKYLNVAEKNDAAKTIAGLLSNGATIRREGYSVYNKIYDFETEVNERKSKMVMTSVSGHLLKLEFVGVYRRWNEVDPQVLFTAPVQKTCHENYQPILRTLEREVRSCNGLIIWTDCDREGENIGYEIIDVCRKVKPNIKVYRSIFSEITKASVRRALRELKEPNKRLSDAVDVRTELDLRTGAAITRFQTMRLQRLFPEKIADKLISYGSCQIPTLGFVAERYKEIEAFVSEPFWKLKVLHTIGDLTVDFLWARNRLFDKLACEDYLLLCLADPKAKVEDVITKSKHKWRPTPLDTVEMEKLSSRKLKISAKETMTIAEKLYTKGIISYPRTETNQFSKDIDLPSLIEQFTAHPNWGTFAQRVNEWGANPRNGNKSDQAHPPIHPTKLVTDLHGNDSRVYELICRHFLACVSKDAVGSETIININIAGEKFTATGLCIHERNYLDIYIYEKWNAKQIHKYERGQLFEPTEISMQEGATTAPPLLTEADLIVLMEKHGIGTDATHAEHINTIKERGYIGVVDKGCLVPGLIGMGLYEGYDAMNLTLAKPMLRAEFESDLKDICTGKKDPKVVLNEQIQKYLEAYTQITEKVTAMDNKIGLRINENPTTTGNRRDENVENQNITNNSITELFQCPKCSIAPLTLRQKNSNKEHYVGCMNFPDCKNAIWLPVECLEPRILPETCQRCGPNVKLIKFKFNSLYYKNIFNAPSGWYTSCLRCDQQLRDLFNINLEQVKSAGDIVGIIDDTITSAGVAPLVSLRNFNSTRAPESSANIQKKRNMGESKLVSETKNDQKNKNTKTQSTNKNISSFFTSALNNEQQKSPERFDNSAVRDVVLDEFFNSDDDFDEIISKVVIQNENLADMQASRSDSLFTQKEDFVPTENCPTKTPCVENLDLNYDDTFPDLKDFPWGTGKHKPSTFLNQNSLDTAHTQIKEKEGVQSIETVHFNWSSKLQRNIRPTISIQCTGCHQQAKQCTVKKEGPNKGKLFYVCAKAKPCNFFQWVDDVDVARHTGLNEDNSLPQCPLQTDSVKCNCGIAASSLIVRKEGPNKFRQFYTCSKRDASCGFFKWKDEALSQGAASSISQGDQSSSNRKHASKDSAPKRKCGLCRQEGHTRLKCPRKSELKIK
- the Top3alpha gene encoding DNA topoisomerase 3-alpha isoform X4, with amino-acid sequence MLRLTKYWAYTNIFCYRYSQQSSVYMKYLNVAEKNDAAKTIAGLLSNGATIRREGYSVYNKIYDFETEVNERKSKMVMTSVSGHLLKLEFVGVYRRWNEVDPQVLFTAPVQKTCHENYQPILRTLEREVRSCNGLIIWTDCDREGENIGYEIIDVCRKVKPNIKVYRSIFSEITKASVRRALRELKEPNKRLSDAVDVRTELDLRTGAAITRFQTMRLQRLFPEKIADKLISYGSCQIPTLGFVAERYKEIEAFVSEPFWKLKVLHTIGDLTVDFLWARNRLFDKLACEDYLLLCLADPKAKVEDVITKSKHKWRPTPLDTVEMEKLSSRKLKISAKETMTIAEKLYTKGIISYPRTETNQFSKDIDLPSLIEQFTAHPNWGTFAQRVNEWGANPRNGNKSDQAHPPIHPTKLVTDLHGNDSRVYELICRHFLACVSKDAVGSETIININIAGEKFTATGLCIHERNYLDIYIYEKWNAKQIHKYERGQLFEPTEISMQEGATTAPPLLTEADLIVLMEKHGIGTDATHAEHINTIKERGYIGVVDKGCLVPGLIGMGLYEGYDAMNLTLAKPMLRAEFESDLKDICTGKKDPKVVLNEQIQKYLEAYTQITEKVTAMDNKIGLRINENPTTTGNRRDENVENQNITNNSITELFQCPKCSIAPLTLRQKNSNKEHYVGCMNFPDCKNAIWLPVECLEPRILPETCQRCGPNVKLIKFKFNSLYYKNIFNAPSGWYTSCLRCDQQLRDLFNINLEQVKSAGDIVGIIDDTITSAGVAPLVSLRNFNSTRAPESSANIQKKRNMGESKLVSETKNDQKNKNTKTQSTNKNISSFFTSALNNEQQKSPERFDNSAVRDVVLDEFFNSDDDFDEIISKVVIQNENLADMQASRSDSLFTQKEDFVPTENCPTKTPCVENLDLNYDDTFPDLKDFPWGTGKHKPSTFLNQNSLDTAHTQIKEKEGVQSIETVHFNWSSKLQRNIRPTISIQCTGCHQQAKQ